A single region of the Winslowiella toletana genome encodes:
- a CDS encoding Ig-like domain-containing protein has translation MTDDTRPTLNGTAKADSVVTVMDGANVLGTTTANANGGWSFTPTVDLGQGLHSLSATAVDPAGNSSTSGSWSFTVDSVAPTAPTIDSAADDVGSVQPQAMASGSATDDPTPTLSGRAEANSTVTISDQNGVIGTATASASGSWTFTPSVRLSEGEHRFTVTATDAAGNVSDPSNTFVLTLDFTAPDASLVAITGVNDQVGAVTGQVASGGTTDDNRPTISGTGAEAGNTITVYNNGAVIGTATVQADGGWSMTPTLPLADGLYTLTATESDAVGNVTPASPEYAINVVTVAPNPPVITSVEGNAEPNSGALQKGDVTNDSTPTLSGSAVAGGTVTVFDNGAAIGTAVVDGSGAWSFTPSAPLAEGNHNLTASVTDSIGQTSPATGAFDIVVDTIAPDPVTGLTVTDDVGAEQGALSAGQVTDDNTPTFGGRAEAGSTVTVYDNGAAIGSAVADASGAWSFTPGAALDNGPHDFTTRVTDAAGNTSAEGEHLVVTVDVEPGLVALTGLVDDVGAVTGAVAQNGVTDDTRPTLNGTAKADSVVTVMDGANVLGTTTANANGGWSFTPTVDLGQGLHSLSATAVDPAGNSSTSGSWSFTVDSVAPTAPTIDSAADDVGSVQPQAMASGSATDDPTPTLSGRAEANSTVTISDQNGVIGTATASASGSWTFTPSVRLSEGEHRFTVTATDAAGNVSDPSNTFVLTLDFTAPDASLVAITGVNDQVGAVTGQVASGGTTDDNRPTISGTGAEAGNTITVYNNGAVIGTATVQADGGWSMTPILPLADGLYTLTATESDAVGNVTPASPEYAINVVTVAPNPPVITSVEGNAEPNSGALQKGDVTNDSTPTLSGSAVAGGTVTVFDNGAAIGTAVVDGSGAWSFTPSAPLAEGNHNLTASVTDSIGQTSPATGAFDIVVDTIAPDPVTGLTVTDDVGATQGALSAGQVTDDNTPTFGGRAEAGSTVTVYDNGAAIGSAVADASGAWSFTPGAALDNGAHDFTTRVTDAAGNTSAEGEHLVVTVDVEPGLVALTGLVDDVGAVTGAIAQNGVTDDTRPTLNGTAKADSVVTVMDGANVLGTTTANANGGWSFTPSFDLGQGLHSLSATAVDPAGNSSTSGSWSFTVDSVAPTAPTIDSAADDVGSVQPQAMASGSATDDPTPTLSGRAEANSTVTISDQNGVIGTATASASGSWTFTPSVRLSEGEHRFTVTATDAAGNVSDPSNTFVLTLDFTAPDASLVAITDVIDNVGSVTGSVAQNGVMDDRQPVIRGTGAEVGNTITVSTTDASGNTIVLGTTTVAANGTWELASSGSLYDGLNQLSVVETDSVGNSANPQTSYDVNVSMTPDMPGITNIVDDSNSEIVSLSSGDLTKDNTPTLSGTSGLAEGGIITIYNGTTVVGTTTADANGDWSFTPDAGLSDGNYNFTVTATNSAGQTSDASNGWSITIDTTAPSAVTDLVITDDVGEIQGTLNNGDVTDDARPTFSGTAEAGGKVNIYDDGVKVGEATADAATGQWSWTPNENMLDGVHNFTTTVTDVVGNEGSPTANVSVTIDTKAPEVTLAIEGYYDDVGTNQGLILGSGGSTDDTSPVLKGTWTGDLLATDTIRIYQDGQLVGAAVIDLVNRSWTLALSNLVNTNTYTYTATAVDLAGNETAISPDFALTIDLDAPTQTVTINSYTDDVGLETGEFGSGTSTDDRNPTLNGQVNGNALDAGDEVRIYDADSNQLLGTATVANDGSWTFVLPPLNDDTTYTFRAVVSDQAGNEGTISNNFTMTIDLAMMINVQNTLDTTPIVSGYTGFDIQPGEYVEVTIDGKTYSSQDGQVVVDPLNNTWYVQIPDTNALSIGTYDVQAVLYSADGSQITTDDSANELVVAPTPVVTVGAGGGDANQKATAVTIGEDGVWRIHTNQTMLDATGTSSSSLGDFSATSLVSNSGTGYSGISYVQNATFIDYNRDGLMDLFAVDSQFDDGQQMFYYNGSTYTAYQVGAFTYSPQTGDFAGDANTAGSANTWSWYGGIIAIDKDGDGYVDMVIGDQTPNDSGIRGGYGSQIVLNHDGTVVGMDKDGTFATDYATDASHRPIGLDQSQPDMELSGVDLNNDGIVDFVMHSQNIVADGSRIDADGATNSTAAISNNQSRLVVVNGTNNNDWKVTQVVNNVFQRGTDDDPSIGNGVAMTWADFNGDGYMDLFLGRGSESTTTASGAGNNAGEYASRIYFNDGTGKLVFDDPNNDGIGNPTAAGMYTFTDNLAGGASIGLDWNHDGKMDVIELPGMSAGVGGINAANASGPINLYTNTSSAGTTSFTTTNLLTQVGQTTIGGTATGSQVTGAIAIDVDWDGDRDLLAFTSNGVTTYIENQNNVEYGTAIHLRILDEGGINSLYGNTVQLIDEATGQVVSTQMINAQSGNQTNDSTAIVDFYGLDASKTYSAVILRSSNGAFADVGGVATVGSNTVEIVNKAWAGLKATEANSAYVLTTESETNVANASANGGTNATGIVGTGYNDTFFATLGNDLYNGGGGTQTVSGVKSWSDTGGLDIVDYKLAGSAPLTIDLSNTSMQSTGFGNAQFVNIEGLAGGSGNDTFTGNAANNYFDGRGGDDTFNLIHGGQDTLMYRALDAASANGGNGHDTVNNFFVGTVEATSDADIIDVSELLVGYRADADGAAHYINGVATIDAGDTIRQYLSITYSGNDSILSIDRDGIGSTYGSTQLLTFSNTQVNLETLLANHQLVISNGSLTADSVSTLAADYVINTVDYSASSEAVTANLWTGTTTAGTDQLVNVDALVGSAQGDSFTDNSANNLFEGGGGNDTFYLVNGGNDTLMYHVLAGMENDVTGGNGHDTVHGFHVGNVATDSDADLIDLSDMLDYNGSITFFQNENGQSELDDASRGINDYLKVETVGNDTVISIDRDGLGGQYTSGSVLTLADVQTDLQTLLQNNQILI, from the coding sequence GTGACGGACGACACCCGCCCGACGCTGAACGGCACGGCGAAGGCGGACAGCGTGGTGACGGTGATGGACGGCGCGAACGTGCTGGGCACCACCACCGCGAACGCGAACGGCGGCTGGAGCTTTACGCCAACGGTTGACCTCGGCCAGGGGCTGCACAGCCTGAGCGCGACGGCGGTCGACCCGGCGGGCAACAGCAGCACCAGCGGCAGCTGGAGCTTCACGGTCGACTCGGTCGCGCCAACGGCGCCGACCATCGACTCGGCGGCGGACGACGTGGGCAGCGTGCAGCCGCAGGCGATGGCCAGCGGCAGCGCGACGGACGACCCGACGCCGACGCTGAGCGGGCGCGCGGAGGCCAACAGCACGGTGACGATCTCCGACCAGAACGGCGTGATCGGCACGGCGACGGCCAGCGCCAGCGGGAGCTGGACGTTCACCCCGAGCGTGCGGCTGTCCGAGGGCGAGCACCGCTTTACGGTGACGGCGACGGACGCGGCGGGCAACGTGAGCGATCCGTCCAACACCTTCGTGCTGACGCTGGACTTCACGGCGCCTGACGCCAGCCTGGTGGCGATCACCGGGGTGAACGATCAGGTCGGCGCGGTGACCGGGCAGGTCGCATCCGGCGGCACCACCGACGACAACCGCCCGACCATCAGCGGCACCGGCGCGGAGGCCGGCAACACCATCACGGTGTACAACAACGGCGCGGTGATCGGCACGGCGACGGTGCAGGCGGACGGCGGCTGGTCAATGACCCCGACCCTGCCGCTGGCGGACGGGCTCTACACCCTGACCGCCACCGAAAGCGACGCGGTGGGCAACGTGACCCCGGCCTCGCCGGAGTACGCGATTAACGTGGTGACCGTGGCGCCGAACCCGCCGGTGATCACCAGCGTGGAGGGCAACGCGGAGCCGAACAGCGGCGCGCTGCAGAAGGGCGACGTCACCAACGACAGCACCCCGACCCTGAGCGGGTCGGCGGTGGCGGGCGGCACGGTGACGGTGTTCGACAACGGCGCGGCGATCGGCACCGCGGTGGTCGACGGCAGCGGGGCGTGGAGCTTCACGCCGTCAGCGCCGCTGGCGGAGGGCAACCACAACCTGACGGCCTCGGTGACCGACAGCATCGGGCAGACCAGCCCGGCGACCGGGGCGTTCGACATCGTTGTCGACACCATCGCGCCGGATCCGGTGACCGGCCTGACCGTGACCGACGACGTCGGCGCCGAGCAGGGCGCGCTGAGCGCCGGGCAGGTGACCGACGACAACACGCCGACCTTCGGCGGCAGGGCGGAGGCCGGCAGCACGGTCACCGTCTACGACAACGGGGCGGCGATCGGCAGCGCGGTGGCGGACGCCAGCGGCGCCTGGTCGTTTACGCCGGGCGCGGCGCTGGACAACGGCCCGCACGACTTCACCACCCGGGTGACGGACGCGGCCGGCAACACCAGCGCCGAGGGCGAGCACCTGGTGGTGACGGTGGACGTCGAGCCGGGGCTGGTCGCGCTGACCGGCCTGGTGGACGACGTCGGCGCGGTGACCGGCGCCGTCGCGCAGAACGGCGTGACGGACGACACCCGCCCGACGCTGAACGGCACGGCGAAGGCGGACAGCGTGGTGACGGTGATGGACGGCGCGAACGTGCTGGGCACCACCACCGCGAACGCGAACGGCGGCTGGAGCTTTACGCCAACGGTTGACCTCGGCCAGGGGCTGCACAGCCTGAGCGCGACGGCGGTCGACCCGGCGGGCAACAGCAGCACCAGCGGCAGCTGGAGCTTCACGGTCGACTCGGTCGCGCCGACGGCGCCGACCATCGACTCGGCGGCGGACGACGTGGGCAGCGTGCAGCCGCAGGCGATGGCCAGCGGCAGCGCGACGGACGACCCGACGCCGACGCTGAGCGGGCGCGCGGAGGCCAACAGCACGGTGACGATCTCCGACCAGAACGGCGTGATCGGCACGGCGACGGCCAGCGCCAGCGGGAGCTGGACGTTCACCCCGAGCGTGCGGCTGTCCGAGGGCGAGCACCGCTTTACGGTGACGGCGACGGACGCGGCGGGCAACGTGAGCGATCCGTCCAACACCTTCGTGCTGACGCTGGACTTCACGGCGCCTGACGCCAGCCTGGTGGCGATCACCGGGGTGAACGACCAGGTCGGCGCGGTGACCGGGCAGGTCGCATCCGGCGGCACCACCGACGACAACCGCCCGACCATCAGCGGCACCGGCGCGGAGGCCGGCAACACCATCACGGTGTACAACAACGGCGCGGTGATCGGCACGGCGACGGTGCAGGCGGACGGCGGCTGGTCAATGACCCCGATCCTGCCGCTGGCGGACGGGCTCTACACCCTGACCGCCACCGAAAGCGACGCGGTGGGCAACGTGACCCCGGCCTCGCCGGAGTACGCGATTAACGTGGTGACCGTGGCGCCGAACCCGCCGGTGATCACCAGCGTGGAGGGCAACGCGGAGCCGAACAGCGGCGCGCTGCAGAAGGGCGACGTCACCAACGACAGCACCCCGACCCTGAGCGGGTCGGCGGTGGCGGGCGGCACGGTGACGGTGTTCGACAACGGCGCGGCGATCGGCACCGCGGTGGTCGACGGCAGCGGGGCGTGGAGCTTCACGCCGTCAGCGCCGCTGGCGGAGGGCAACCACAACCTGACGGCCTCGGTGACCGACAGCATCGGGCAGACCAGCCCGGCGACCGGGGCGTTCGACATCGTTGTCGACACCATCGCGCCGGATCCGGTGACCGGCCTGACCGTGACCGACGACGTTGGTGCGACGCAGGGCGCGCTGAGCGCCGGGCAGGTGACCGACGACAACACGCCGACCTTCGGCGGCAGGGCGGAGGCCGGCAGCACGGTCACCGTCTACGACAACGGGGCGGCGATCGGCAGCGCGGTGGCGGACGCCAGCGGCGCATGGTCGTTTACGCCGGGCGCGGCGCTGGACAACGGCGCGCACGACTTCACCACCCGGGTGACGGACGCGGCCGGCAACACCAGCGCCGAGGGCGAGCACCTGGTGGTGACGGTGGACGTCGAGCCGGGGCTGGTCGCGCTGACCGGCCTGGTGGACGACGTCGGCGCGGTGACCGGCGCTATCGCGCAGAACGGCGTGACGGACGACACCCGCCCGACGCTGAACGGCACGGCGAAGGCGGACAGCGTGGTGACGGTGATGGACGGCGCGAACGTGCTGGGCACCACCACCGCGAACGCGAACGGCGGCTGGAGCTTTACGCCAAGTTTTGACCTCGGCCAGGGGCTGCACAGCCTGAGCGCGACGGCGGTCGACCCGGCGGGCAACAGCAGCACCAGCGGCAGCTGGAGCTTCACGGTCGACTCGGTCGCGCCGACGGCGCCGACCATCGACTCGGCGGCGGACGACGTGGGCAGCGTGCAGCCGCAGGCGATGGCCAGCGGCAGCGCGACTGACGACCCGACGCCGACGCTGAGCGGGCGCGCGGAGGCCAACAGCACGGTGACGATCTCGGACCAGAACGGCGTGATCGGCACGGCGACGGCCAGCGCCAGCGGGAGCTGGACGTTCACCCCGAGCGTGCGGCTGTCCGAGGGCGAGCACCGCTTCACGGTGACGGCGACGGACGCGGCGGGCAACGTGAGCGATCCGTCCAACACCTTCGTGCTGACGCTGGACTTTACGGCGCCTGACGCCAGCCTGGTGGCGATCACTGATGTGATTGATAACGTGGGTAGTGTGACAGGTTCTGTTGCTCAAAATGGTGTGATGGACGATCGCCAACCGGTGATCAGAGGTACAGGAGCTGAAGTGGGTAATACCATTACGGTTTCAACCACTGATGCCAGTGGCAATACCATTGTACTTGGCACAACAACCGTAGCGGCAAATGGTACCTGGGAGCTGGCCTCAAGCGGTTCTCTGTATGATGGCCTCAACCAGTTGAGCGTAGTGGAAACCGATAGCGTAGGTAATAGCGCAAATCCGCAGACCAGCTACGATGTCAATGTATCGATGACGCCAGATATGCCGGGCATCACCAATATTGTGGATGACAGCAATAGTGAAATTGTCAGCCTGAGCAGCGGCGATCTGACCAAAGACAATACCCCAACCTTGAGTGGGACGTCTGGGTTAGCAGAAGGCGGCATCATTACCATTTATAACGGCACTACTGTAGTGGGAACCACGACGGCAGACGCGAATGGTGACTGGAGCTTCACGCCGGACGCTGGACTGAGCGATGGTAACTATAACTTTACGGTTACAGCGACCAATAGCGCGGGACAGACCAGTGATGCAAGTAATGGCTGGAGTATCACCATAGATACTACCGCGCCAAGTGCTGTGACCGATCTGGTGATTACTGATGATGTGGGTGAAATCCAGGGGACTCTCAATAATGGCGATGTAACAGATGATGCCAGACCGACCTTTAGTGGTACTGCTGAGGCCGGAGGTAAAGTCAACATCTATGATGATGGCGTGAAGGTTGGCGAAGCAACAGCCGATGCGGCTACCGGTCAGTGGAGTTGGACGCCGAACGAAAATATGTTGGATGGTGTCCATAACTTCACCACCACCGTTACCGATGTGGTTGGCAACGAGGGATCTCCAACAGCTAATGTCAGCGTTACTATTGATACCAAGGCACCTGAGGTGACGCTGGCTATCGAAGGTTACTACGATGATGTGGGTACCAATCAAGGGTTGATCTTGGGTAGCGGTGGCTCGACAGACGATACTTCACCGGTCCTGAAAGGAACCTGGACTGGCGACCTGCTGGCAACAGACACTATCCGTATCTACCAGGATGGGCAGTTAGTAGGTGCTGCGGTGATCGATCTGGTTAACAGATCCTGGACCCTGGCACTCAGTAATCTGGTAAATACCAATACCTACACTTATACCGCAACTGCGGTGGATTTGGCAGGTAACGAAACGGCAATTTCACCAGACTTTGCGCTGACTATCGATCTGGATGCACCAACTCAAACCGTCACCATCAACAGTTATACTGATGATGTGGGTCTGGAAACTGGTGAATTCGGCTCTGGCACCAGCACTGACGATCGTAACCCGACGTTAAATGGGCAGGTCAATGGTAATGCGCTGGATGCTGGCGATGAGGTTCGCATTTACGATGCCGACTCTAATCAACTCCTGGGAACTGCAACGGTAGCCAATGACGGATCATGGACTTTCGTATTGCCTCCGCTGAACGATGATACTACTTACACCTTCCGTGCGGTGGTGTCCGATCAAGCGGGTAACGAAGGGACGATTTCCAATAACTTCACCATGACCATTGATCTGGCCATGATGATCAACGTGCAGAATACGCTGGATACTACGCCGATCGTTTCCGGTTATACCGGCTTTGATATTCAGCCTGGTGAATACGTTGAGGTAACAATTGACGGTAAGACATACAGCTCTCAAGACGGGCAAGTTGTGGTCGATCCGCTCAACAACACTTGGTATGTACAAATTCCAGATACCAATGCTTTGAGCATCGGGACCTATGACGTACAGGCAGTGCTCTATTCTGCGGATGGCAGCCAGATCACTACTGACGACAGTGCCAATGAACTGGTAGTTGCGCCAACGCCGGTCGTGACTGTGGGCGCAGGCGGTGGTGATGCCAACCAGAAGGCAACGGCAGTCACAATTGGTGAAGATGGCGTATGGCGTATCCATACTAACCAGACCATGCTCGATGCTACTGGGACCTCGTCTTCCTCTTTAGGTGATTTCTCGGCAACGAGTCTGGTGAGTAACTCTGGTACAGGCTATAGCGGTATCAGCTATGTGCAGAATGCCACATTTATTGACTACAACCGTGACGGTCTGATGGATCTGTTTGCAGTTGACAGCCAATTCGATGATGGCCAACAGATGTTCTATTACAATGGCTCGACGTATACAGCTTATCAGGTAGGGGCGTTTACCTACTCACCGCAAACCGGTGACTTTGCGGGTGATGCGAATACAGCGGGCAGTGCGAACACCTGGAGCTGGTATGGCGGTATCATCGCTATCGATAAAGACGGTGATGGTTATGTGGATATGGTTATCGGTGATCAGACGCCGAACGACAGTGGTATCCGGGGGGGTTATGGTTCACAAATAGTGTTGAACCACGATGGCACAGTAGTTGGTATGGACAAGGATGGTACGTTCGCAACAGATTATGCGACCGATGCCAGCCATCGACCGATCGGCCTGGATCAATCGCAGCCGGATATGGAACTGTCCGGTGTTGACCTCAACAACGATGGTATCGTTGACTTTGTAATGCACAGTCAAAACATCGTTGCCGACGGTTCGCGCATTGATGCCGACGGCGCAACCAACTCCACTGCGGCGATCAGTAATAACCAATCTCGTCTGGTGGTGGTCAATGGTACCAACAACAACGACTGGAAAGTGACGCAGGTTGTTAATAACGTCTTCCAACGCGGTACGGATGATGACCCGTCCATTGGTAACGGTGTTGCCATGACCTGGGCTGACTTCAACGGCGATGGCTACATGGACTTGTTCCTGGGTCGTGGTAGTGAAAGCACCACCACTGCCAGCGGTGCTGGTAACAATGCTGGGGAATACGCCAGCCGGATCTACTTCAACGATGGTACCGGTAAACTGGTCTTTGATGATCCGAATAATGACGGCATTGGTAATCCAACAGCAGCTGGTATGTACACCTTTACCGACAACTTGGCGGGCGGAGCGTCAATCGGCCTGGACTGGAACCACGATGGTAAGATGGACGTTATCGAGCTTCCTGGGATGTCTGCGGGGGTTGGTGGTATCAACGCTGCCAATGCCAGTGGGCCGATTAACCTGTATACCAATACTTCTTCAGCAGGGACGACAAGCTTTACTACCACCAATTTGCTCACACAGGTAGGTCAAACGACGATTGGCGGCACAGCGACAGGTAGTCAGGTAACGGGTGCGATTGCAATTGATGTTGACTGGGACGGCGATCGCGATCTGTTGGCCTTTACCAGCAATGGTGTCACGACCTACATTGAAAACCAAAACAATGTGGAATATGGCACCGCGATCCATCTGCGTATTCTGGATGAAGGTGGAATCAACTCCCTTTACGGCAACACGGTACAGTTGATTGACGAGGCAACCGGGCAGGTGGTTTCTACCCAGATGATCAACGCCCAGTCTGGTAACCAGACCAACGACAGTACCGCGATTGTGGACTTCTACGGATTGGATGCCAGCAAGACCTACAGTGCCGTGATTCTGCGTTCCAGCAATGGGGCCTTCGCGGATGTAGGTGGCGTGGCGACGGTGGGCAGTAACACCGTTGAGATTGTCAATAAGGCTTGGGCCGGGTTGAAGGCGACGGAGGCCAACAGTGCCTATGTATTGACCACCGAGTCCGAAACCAATGTTGCCAACGCCAGCGCTAACGGCGGTACCAACGCGACAGGAATTGTCGGCACCGGCTATAACGATACATTCTTCGCCACCTTGGGCAACGACTTGTATAACGGTGGTGGGGGTACTCAAACCGTCTCAGGGGTGAAATCCTGGAGCGATACTGGTGGTCTGGACATTGTTGACTATAAACTGGCTGGCAGCGCGCCATTAACCATCGATCTTAGCAATACGAGTATGCAGAGCACTGGCTTTGGCAATGCACAGTTTGTGAATATCGAAGGTCTGGCGGGGGGAAGTGGAAACGATACCTTCACTGGTAACGCGGCTAACAACTACTTCGACGGACGTGGTGGCGATGACACCTTCAATCTGATTCACGGTGGTCAGGATACGCTGATGTATCGTGCACTGGATGCGGCTTCGGCCAATGGTGGCAACGGTCACGATACGGTTAACAACTTCTTCGTGGGTACCGTAGAGGCAACGTCGGATGCTGACATTATTGATGTCAGTGAACTGCTGGTTGGCTACCGGGCGGATGCAGATGGCGCGGCACATTACATTAACGGTGTGGCAACCATCGATGCAGGGGATACCATCAGACAGTATCTCTCCATTACCTACAGCGGCAATGACAGTATATTGAGCATTGACCGAGATGGTATTGGTTCGACCTATGGTTCAACGCAACTGTTGACGTTCAGCAATACCCAAGTGAATCTGGAAACCTTGCTGGCTAACCACCAGTTGGTGATCAGTAACGGTAGCCTGACGGCTGATAGCGTCAGTACGTTGGCAGCTGATTATGTCATTAACACTGTTGATTACAGCGCTTCGAGCGAAGCGGTAACGGCTAACCTGTGGACGGGAACAACAACGGCGGGCACTGACCAGTTGGTCAATGTCGATGCATTGGTGGGATCGGCCCAGGGGGATTCGTTTACCGATAACTCGGCGAACAACCTGT